From the Candidatus Neomarinimicrobiota bacterium genome, one window contains:
- a CDS encoding ABC transporter ATP-binding protein, whose translation MALIGATKHVLGWFLVYWKNRKIGISWVVSVTIISIALSTAYPVIFKFVIDALVEGQATTDVRLYVWMILIVGLARTLARWVLPSSRYIMNLLLAMDIKLFHFDNLLKKDPAFFNHYRSGDLITRFSDDIDGDMKLNWFANSGIMRPIEAGFTLLFSIGVMMTLHWKLTLLAISPLPLIVWAMSKTEHIQHKAYTRRQETISQTNNILESAFSGIRIVIGFVMEQAQERLFKTNMEERKEAEERVVFIRSLLESIGSLINQVGLVIILFVGGYYVIHSQISMGDFYAFIAYMTGITEPIWTISWFFVSLKMAETSIDRLEEIEKSENRMAHASSVLTPIQSLTIKDLNFRFPDEEKQVIKEINFQAEPGEKIGIVGEVGSGKTVLLKLISGWFIPTSGSAALNQVNMADLSDASRASCIAYVPQDIELFSGTVADNISMGRKANRSLSAVINTAVIGAELDPKKVLEQGGVGLSGGQRARVALARAFYGDTPIYIFDDVTSALDLNTEKILWRNINTDYSESLFLVATHREATAAEMDRVVWIKQGRIFCEGKHVDLLREHDDYRSLFAHD comes from the coding sequence ATGGCTCTCATCGGTGCCACAAAACATGTGCTGGGCTGGTTCCTGGTCTATTGGAAAAACCGGAAAATCGGTATTTCCTGGGTTGTTTCTGTCACTATCATAAGCATTGCTCTCAGTACAGCCTATCCGGTCATTTTCAAATTTGTTATTGATGCCCTGGTTGAAGGGCAAGCCACTACCGATGTTCGTCTCTACGTCTGGATGATCCTGATTGTGGGGTTGGCTCGAACCCTGGCTCGGTGGGTGCTGCCCTCATCCCGCTATATCATGAATTTACTGTTAGCTATGGATATCAAACTGTTTCACTTTGATAATTTGCTCAAAAAGGATCCGGCCTTCTTCAATCATTATCGTTCAGGTGATCTCATCACCCGTTTTTCGGATGATATTGATGGCGATATGAAATTGAACTGGTTTGCTAACTCAGGAATCATGCGTCCCATTGAAGCCGGATTTACATTGTTGTTCTCCATTGGGGTTATGATGACCCTGCATTGGAAATTGACTCTCCTGGCGATTTCGCCACTACCCCTTATCGTTTGGGCCATGAGCAAAACCGAACACATCCAGCATAAGGCGTATACACGACGCCAGGAGACCATCTCCCAGACCAACAATATTCTGGAAAGTGCCTTCTCTGGGATCAGGATCGTCATTGGCTTTGTCATGGAACAGGCTCAGGAGCGTCTTTTTAAAACCAACATGGAAGAACGCAAAGAGGCTGAAGAACGGGTGGTTTTCATCAGGTCTTTACTGGAAAGTATTGGTAGCTTGATCAATCAGGTTGGACTGGTGATCATATTATTTGTGGGTGGCTATTATGTGATCCACTCTCAGATTAGCATGGGAGATTTCTATGCTTTTATCGCGTATATGACAGGCATTACAGAACCGATCTGGACTATTTCCTGGTTTTTTGTCTCACTCAAAATGGCTGAGACCTCAATTGATAGATTAGAAGAGATCGAGAAAAGTGAAAATCGCATGGCTCACGCTTCCAGTGTATTAACACCAATTCAATCACTTACGATCAAAGACCTGAATTTTCGCTTTCCTGACGAAGAAAAACAGGTGATTAAGGAGATAAATTTCCAGGCTGAGCCAGGCGAGAAGATCGGAATCGTTGGCGAAGTGGGTTCAGGAAAAACGGTTCTGTTGAAGTTGATCTCAGGCTGGTTTATCCCCACCAGTGGTTCTGCAGCTTTGAACCAGGTGAATATGGCTGATCTCAGTGATGCATCCCGAGCGAGTTGCATTGCCTATGTCCCTCAGGATATTGAATTGTTCAGCGGGACGGTGGCAGACAATATCAGCATGGGTCGTAAAGCCAACCGCAGTTTGAGTGCGGTGATCAATACTGCTGTCATCGGTGCTGAATTGGATCCGAAGAAAGTGCTGGAGCAAGGTGGTGTGGGTTTGAGTGGGGGGCAAAGGGCTCGAGTGGCCCTGGCTCGGGCTTTTTATGGAGATACACCGATCTATATTTTTGATGATGTAACATCAGCCCTGGATCTGAATACTGAGAAGATTCTGTGGCGAAATATCAATACGGACTATTCAGAATCGTTATTTTTGGTGGCCACTCACCGGGAAGCCACGGCTGCCGAAATGGATCGGGTGGTCTGGATCAAACAGGGCCGGATCTTT